One Tomitella gaofuii DNA segment encodes these proteins:
- a CDS encoding type II toxin-antitoxin system PemK/MazF family toxin — MKVSPRRGDLWTVAGGGGSVTSTPRPALILTSDVFSGLDYVTILLVTSDQTEAFTRIPLPADRETGLAEPSMIQADKIATVHRRNLRQRCGFVSPAVMAEVRQAVTTYLGFGG, encoded by the coding sequence GTGAAGGTCTCGCCTCGGCGCGGTGATCTGTGGACCGTTGCCGGGGGCGGTGGAAGCGTCACCAGCACGCCGCGGCCGGCCCTGATACTCACCAGCGACGTCTTCTCGGGTCTTGATTACGTGACGATTCTGCTGGTCACCTCCGATCAGACCGAAGCCTTCACGCGCATCCCCCTGCCTGCGGACCGGGAGACCGGGCTGGCCGAACCGTCCATGATCCAGGCGGACAAGATCGCCACGGTCCACCGGCGCAATCTGCGCCAGCGGTGCGGATTCGTCAGCCCGGCGGTCATGGCCGAAGTGCGTCAGGCCGTCACCACTTACCTCGGATTCGGTGGTTGA
- a CDS encoding antitoxin MazE-like protein: protein MGNRVAEHRARMKARGYKEVRYWVPDVTDPAFVRRISEQAPALNEADRSEGTADFLDEVQAETLGEQ, encoded by the coding sequence ATGGGCAATCGTGTGGCGGAGCATCGGGCTCGCATGAAGGCGCGCGGATACAAAGAGGTCAGGTACTGGGTACCCGACGTCACCGATCCCGCCTTCGTCCGGCGCATCAGCGAACAAGCGCCCGCGCTCAACGAGGCCGACCGCAGCGAGGGCACCGCCGACTTTCTGGACGAGGTGCAAGCCGAGACGCTGGGCGAGCAGTGA
- the speB gene encoding agmatinase — MPRFAGPPTFARLPRIDQVAPESLDGGVAILGAPFDAGTSYRPGARFGPGHIRASSRLLRPFHPGLGVSPFAARQVVDAGDLALNPFDIPAALGDVEAGVGSLRASGMRVVTLGGDHTLALPILRAVARGAGPVAVVHFDAHLDTWDTYFGAPYTHGTPFRRASEEGLIDLYRSVHVGTRGPLYSDYDLRDDAVLGFQVIPADAYEADGVAGVAGAMLRRLGDGPVYVSVDVDVLDPAHAPGTGTPEAGGLTSRELLLTLRALAGRELLGADVVEVAPAYDHAEITGVAAAHITYELLALMATG; from the coding sequence ATCCCGCGGTTCGCGGGCCCGCCCACGTTCGCCCGCCTGCCCCGTATCGACCAGGTGGCCCCGGAATCGCTGGACGGGGGCGTCGCGATCCTCGGTGCGCCGTTCGACGCGGGCACCAGCTACCGGCCGGGCGCGAGGTTCGGGCCGGGGCACATCCGCGCGTCGTCGCGGCTGCTGCGGCCGTTCCACCCGGGGCTCGGGGTGTCTCCGTTCGCTGCGCGGCAGGTGGTGGACGCGGGCGACCTGGCGCTGAACCCGTTCGACATCCCCGCCGCACTCGGCGACGTGGAGGCGGGCGTGGGGTCGCTGCGCGCGTCGGGCATGCGGGTGGTGACTCTCGGCGGGGACCACACCCTCGCCCTGCCGATCCTGCGGGCGGTGGCCCGCGGCGCGGGCCCGGTGGCGGTGGTGCACTTCGACGCGCACCTGGACACCTGGGACACGTACTTCGGCGCCCCGTACACGCACGGCACCCCGTTCCGGCGGGCGAGCGAGGAGGGTCTGATCGACCTGTACCGCTCGGTGCACGTGGGCACCCGCGGCCCGCTGTATTCGGATTACGACCTGCGCGACGACGCGGTCCTGGGCTTCCAGGTGATCCCCGCGGACGCCTACGAGGCCGACGGCGTGGCGGGCGTGGCCGGGGCGATGCTGCGGCGCCTCGGCGACGGCCCCGTCTACGTGTCGGTGGACGTGGACGTGCTCGACCCGGCGCACGCCCCCGGCACCGGCACCCCCGAGGCGGGCGGGCTCACCTCCCGCGAACTGCTGCTGACGCTGCGGGCACTCGCGGGCCGGGAGCTGCTCGGCGCGGACGTGGTGGAGGTGGCGCCGGCCTACGACCACGCGGAGATCACCGGCGTCGCCGCGGCACACATCACCTACGAGCTGCTGGCGCTGATGGCCACCGGGTGA
- a CDS encoding alpha/beta hydrolase family protein has protein sequence MTRRRFAFLGAVDASVAGILDLPDGPPRGTVLYAHCFTCSKDTIASARICRALVDAGFAAARIDFTGLGESGGAFRDTSFSTNIEDLVLAAEHLAGLGFAPDLLVGHSLGGAAVLASAEHIRGVRGVATVAAPYTVAALHRHFTAQRARIERDGEADVPLAGRPLTITRAFVHDLDTHDIAASAAHLGVPVLFMHALGDREVPLADAERLYAAAREPKELVTLDGTANHLLTWPGSAARVGRIIARWASRVD, from the coding sequence GTGACCCGCCGCCGGTTCGCCTTCCTCGGCGCGGTCGACGCGTCCGTCGCGGGCATCCTCGACCTGCCCGACGGCCCGCCCCGCGGTACCGTGCTCTACGCGCACTGCTTCACCTGCTCCAAGGACACTATCGCCTCCGCGCGGATCTGCCGTGCCCTCGTCGACGCCGGGTTTGCGGCGGCGCGCATCGACTTCACCGGGCTCGGCGAATCGGGCGGCGCGTTCCGCGACACCTCGTTCAGCACGAACATCGAAGACCTGGTGCTGGCCGCCGAACACCTGGCCGGCCTCGGCTTCGCGCCCGACCTGCTGGTGGGCCACTCGCTGGGCGGGGCGGCGGTGCTGGCCTCCGCCGAACACATCCGAGGCGTGCGCGGGGTGGCCACCGTCGCCGCGCCCTACACCGTCGCCGCGCTCCACCGGCACTTCACCGCGCAGCGCGCACGGATCGAGCGCGACGGCGAGGCCGACGTGCCGCTGGCCGGCCGTCCGCTGACGATCACCCGCGCGTTCGTCCACGACCTGGACACGCACGACATCGCCGCCAGCGCCGCGCACCTGGGAGTGCCGGTGCTGTTCATGCACGCGCTCGGCGACAGGGAGGTGCCGCTCGCCGACGCGGAACGCCTCTACGCCGCGGCCCGCGAACCCAAGGAGCTCGTCACCCTCGACGGCACCGCCAACCACCTGCTCACCTGGCCCGGCTCGGCGGCCCGGGTGGGGCGGATCATCGCGCGGTGGGCGTCGCGGGTGGACTGA
- a CDS encoding type II toxin-antitoxin system PemK/MazF family toxin: MVIRRGALYWADVGPAVGSRPAERRPVLVIQANPYNDSRLATAVAAVVTSNTALAAMPGNVFLPAAVTGLPRDSVVNVTALVTLDKGDLTEQAGVVPAAILDEVDRGLRRLGL; encoded by the coding sequence GTGGTGATCCGCCGCGGCGCGCTGTACTGGGCCGATGTGGGCCCCGCCGTCGGCAGTCGGCCCGCCGAGCGCCGCCCGGTGCTTGTGATCCAGGCCAATCCGTACAACGACAGCCGCCTCGCCACGGCGGTCGCCGCCGTCGTCACCTCGAACACCGCCCTCGCCGCGATGCCCGGCAACGTGTTCCTGCCCGCAGCCGTCACCGGGCTGCCCCGTGATTCGGTGGTCAACGTGACTGCGCTGGTCACTCTGGACAAGGGGGACCTGACCGAGCAGGCGGGCGTCGTGCCGGCGGCGATCCTGGATGAGGTGGACCGCGGCCTGCGCCGGCTGGGCCTGTGA
- a CDS encoding ribbon-helix-helix protein, CopG family encodes MKTAISLPDDTYDRATRRAGELGLSRSEFFARAALRYLDELDARSLTARIDEALDTVAAAGAGDAEGDSGSGDAIAAGRAVLGALDDEW; translated from the coding sequence ATGAAGACGGCGATCTCCCTGCCCGACGACACCTACGACCGCGCCACCCGCCGCGCCGGCGAGCTGGGGCTGAGCCGGTCGGAGTTCTTCGCCCGCGCCGCGCTGCGCTACCTCGACGAGCTGGACGCACGTTCGCTCACCGCCCGGATCGACGAGGCGCTCGACACCGTCGCCGCGGCGGGCGCTGGGGACGCAGAGGGTGATTCGGGCTCGGGCGATGCCATCGCGGCCGGTCGCGCGGTGCTCGGCGCCCTGGACGACGAGTGGTGA
- a CDS encoding FAD-dependent oxidoreductase, producing MATKTQTYTHLLSAGRIGPVQLNNRVMMSAMDMNLSADGVVEQEDIDHFVARAAGGTGMIITGCCSVGYPVGSTSKKEPGLSDDKFLPGLTALADAVHETGNKLCIQMVHHGKVARIDTIDERPLQVPSTPRQKLDLSALADNTPGELAKMAAVTGGKQESYHEVTAEDIAEITRLYADAARRVRTSGADAVEIHCAHGYILSGFLSRADNFRTDEYGGSLENRARFACEVIAAVKEAVGEDLAILVRVSGREFGGPDALSTAEATAAARMFEKAGADAIDVTGWGRNPFSNFTDGPLPDQVGAYVDLAAAVKQAVTIPVVTVGRVLPEVGEQAIAEGKADYVAMGRQLLADPDLVNKLRAGTPERVRPCINCYVCVQENFWDATPLCAVNPALGNETLLPFPTAQARKHIVVVGAGPAGLETARVATERGHRVTVLDKTDRLGGTLWFSSLTTPANYPLLEWLKNETARLGVDIRLNTEATPELIASLRPDTVVLATGAVRDRPQIPGGDLPHVHTGDTMRALMTGVGDTAGQSWYLRAAGKLGKLSGITKSPRLIREVTKKFLPMGKDAVVIGGSLVGLELAEFLAERGRRVTLLHDEQQLGLPMALPRRWTAVRHTTEAGVTIHRNAEATRITADRVEFDVAVKDRKGNTTETKAMSAPASMVIYALGTDAAAPLEQQLAGVVGDVRVVGDASSVDYIEGAIHTAWKVAAGL from the coding sequence GTGGCGACGAAGACTCAGACCTACACCCACCTGCTCAGCGCCGGCCGCATCGGCCCCGTGCAGCTGAACAACCGCGTGATGATGTCCGCGATGGACATGAACCTGTCCGCGGACGGCGTGGTGGAGCAGGAGGACATCGACCACTTCGTCGCGCGCGCCGCCGGCGGCACCGGCATGATCATCACCGGCTGCTGCTCGGTGGGCTACCCGGTGGGCAGCACCAGCAAGAAGGAGCCGGGGCTGTCGGACGACAAGTTCCTCCCGGGCCTGACGGCGCTGGCAGACGCGGTGCACGAGACCGGGAACAAGCTGTGCATCCAGATGGTGCACCACGGCAAGGTCGCACGCATCGACACCATCGACGAGCGTCCCCTGCAGGTGCCGTCCACGCCGCGCCAGAAGCTGGACCTGAGCGCGCTGGCCGACAACACCCCCGGCGAGCTGGCCAAGATGGCGGCGGTGACCGGCGGAAAGCAGGAGAGCTACCACGAGGTCACCGCTGAAGACATCGCGGAGATCACCCGCCTCTACGCCGACGCGGCGCGGCGGGTGCGCACCTCCGGCGCGGATGCGGTGGAGATCCACTGCGCGCATGGCTACATCCTCAGCGGGTTCCTCAGCCGGGCCGACAACTTCCGCACCGACGAGTACGGGGGTTCGCTGGAGAACCGCGCACGGTTCGCGTGCGAGGTCATCGCCGCCGTCAAGGAGGCCGTGGGCGAGGACCTGGCGATCCTGGTGCGCGTCTCCGGCAGGGAGTTCGGCGGCCCCGACGCGCTGAGCACCGCCGAGGCCACCGCGGCGGCGCGGATGTTCGAGAAGGCGGGCGCCGACGCCATCGACGTCACCGGGTGGGGCCGCAACCCGTTCTCCAACTTCACCGACGGGCCGCTGCCGGACCAGGTGGGCGCGTACGTGGACCTGGCCGCGGCCGTCAAGCAGGCCGTCACGATCCCCGTGGTCACCGTCGGCCGGGTGCTGCCCGAGGTGGGTGAGCAGGCCATCGCCGAGGGCAAGGCCGACTACGTCGCGATGGGCCGCCAGCTCCTGGCCGACCCGGACCTGGTGAACAAGCTGCGCGCCGGCACCCCGGAGCGGGTGCGGCCGTGCATCAACTGCTACGTGTGCGTGCAGGAGAACTTCTGGGACGCGACGCCGCTGTGCGCGGTGAACCCGGCCCTGGGCAACGAAACGCTGCTGCCGTTCCCCACCGCGCAGGCGCGCAAGCACATCGTCGTTGTCGGTGCCGGGCCCGCCGGGCTGGAGACGGCGCGCGTCGCCACCGAGCGCGGGCACCGGGTAACGGTGCTGGACAAGACGGACCGGCTCGGCGGCACCCTGTGGTTCTCCTCGCTCACCACGCCCGCCAACTATCCGCTGCTGGAGTGGCTGAAGAACGAAACGGCGCGCCTGGGCGTGGACATCCGGCTCAACACCGAGGCCACCCCCGAGCTGATCGCGTCGCTGCGCCCGGACACCGTCGTGCTCGCCACCGGCGCAGTGCGCGACCGTCCGCAGATCCCCGGCGGCGACCTGCCGCACGTGCACACCGGCGACACCATGCGCGCACTGATGACCGGCGTCGGCGATACCGCCGGGCAGTCCTGGTACCTGCGGGCCGCCGGCAAGCTGGGCAAGCTCTCCGGCATCACCAAGAGCCCACGCCTCATCCGCGAGGTGACCAAGAAGTTCCTGCCGATGGGCAAGGACGCCGTCGTGATCGGCGGCTCGCTGGTGGGCCTCGAGCTGGCCGAGTTCCTCGCCGAGCGCGGACGGCGGGTCACCCTGCTGCACGACGAGCAGCAGCTGGGACTGCCGATGGCGCTGCCCCGCCGCTGGACCGCGGTACGCCACACCACCGAAGCCGGTGTGACCATCCACCGCAACGCCGAAGCCACCCGGATCACCGCGGACCGCGTGGAGTTCGACGTGGCCGTCAAGGACCGCAAGGGCAACACCACCGAGACCAAGGCGATGTCCGCACCCGCGTCGATGGTGATCTACGCGCTCGGCACCGACGCCGCCGCACCCCTCGAACAACAACTCGCGGGAGTGGTTGGTGACGTGCGCGTGGTCGGCGACGCAAGCTCCGTCGACTACATCGAAGGCGCCATCCACACCGCGTGGAAGGTGGCGGCGGGGCTGTAA
- a CDS encoding NADP-dependent oxidoreductase, with amino-acid sequence MTDQIVQSTRIVLASRPHGAPVEENFRLETAQLPPVGRGQVLLRIIYLSLDPYMRGRMSTAESYAEPMEIDDVMVGGTVAQVLASRFPGVDAGDYVLSYSGWQTHAVEDGARVRKLDARRAPLSTALGVLGMPGFTAYAGLLAIGKPVAGETVVVAAASGPVGSVVGQIAKLQGARVIGIAGGPDKCDYVRGRLGFDEAVDHRSPEFAEQLAYVVPDGIDVYFENVGGPVTDTVLPLLNTYARVPVCGLVSQYNLPGRPDGPDRLPAFMNYVLTKSLSVRGFIQSEFVDDWYPGFLMDMSDWVQSKRVRYREDIVDGVENAPAAFMGMLEGRNFGKLVVRVAEE; translated from the coding sequence ATGACCGACCAGATCGTCCAGAGCACCCGCATCGTTCTCGCGTCCCGCCCGCACGGCGCCCCCGTCGAGGAGAACTTCCGGCTGGAGACGGCGCAGCTGCCGCCGGTGGGGCGCGGGCAGGTGCTGCTGCGGATCATCTACCTGTCGCTGGACCCGTACATGCGGGGGCGCATGAGCACCGCCGAGTCGTATGCGGAGCCGATGGAGATCGACGACGTCATGGTGGGCGGCACCGTGGCGCAGGTGCTTGCATCGCGGTTCCCGGGCGTGGACGCGGGCGACTACGTGCTCTCCTATTCCGGCTGGCAGACGCACGCGGTGGAGGACGGTGCACGCGTGCGCAAGCTCGATGCCCGGCGGGCGCCGCTGTCCACGGCGCTGGGGGTGCTGGGCATGCCCGGATTCACCGCGTATGCGGGTCTGCTGGCGATAGGCAAACCGGTCGCGGGCGAGACCGTGGTGGTGGCGGCGGCCAGCGGGCCGGTCGGGTCGGTGGTGGGGCAGATCGCCAAGCTGCAGGGGGCGCGGGTCATCGGTATCGCCGGCGGACCCGACAAGTGCGACTATGTGCGCGGCAGGCTGGGGTTCGACGAGGCCGTGGACCACCGTTCGCCCGAGTTCGCGGAGCAGCTGGCTTACGTGGTGCCCGACGGGATCGACGTGTACTTCGAGAACGTCGGCGGCCCGGTGACGGACACGGTGCTGCCGCTGCTCAACACGTACGCGCGGGTGCCGGTGTGCGGGTTGGTGTCGCAGTACAATCTGCCCGGCCGCCCCGACGGACCGGACCGGCTCCCCGCATTCATGAACTACGTGCTCACCAAGAGCCTGTCCGTGCGCGGGTTCATTCAGAGCGAGTTCGTCGACGACTGGTATCCGGGCTTCCTGATGGACATGTCCGACTGGGTGCAGAGCAAACGGGTGCGCTACCGCGAGGACATCGTCGACGGCGTCGAGAACGCGCCGGCCGCGTTCATGGGCATGCTGGAGGGGCGGAACTTCGGCAAGCTCGTGGTGCGGGTGGCGGAGGAGTAG
- a CDS encoding YlcI/YnfO family protein, producing the protein MNTKPMTPEQEYDFYAQSENQKPQGPAVRRRPRLSDPVPVRFPPKLLEQIRRAAEADDRSVSAWLRRAAEHELRRPA; encoded by the coding sequence ATGAACACCAAGCCGATGACTCCAGAACAGGAATACGACTTCTACGCGCAGTCGGAGAATCAGAAGCCCCAAGGCCCGGCGGTGCGTCGCCGGCCCAGACTGTCGGATCCGGTGCCGGTGCGGTTTCCGCCCAAGTTGCTCGAGCAGATCCGCCGCGCCGCCGAGGCTGACGACCGTTCAGTATCAGCGTGGCTGCGCCGCGCCGCCGAACACGAACTGCGCCGCCCCGCCTGA
- a CDS encoding carboxylesterase/lipase family protein codes for MDVVVETAAGAVRGVRSAQHGHAQHENGHGHENGHAQVTAFKGIPFAAPPYGENRFAPPQPVVPWEGVRDALDYGPTPPKPPYRAPIDTLLPEPSIPGEDVLNLNVWSPDTGSVGLPVLVWIHGGAFVNGTGAVPLYDGSAFARSGVVCVTVNYRLGAEGFALLPDAPGIAPANRGLLDQVAALEWVRDNIAAFGGDARRVTVAGESAGAMSVTALMAMPAADGLFQRAITQSGAGHHAMHPETARTVTAALAESLGVAATAEGLGTVPIAELIDAQRALSERIAAQPDPTRWGEAAVDGMAFEPCVDGSVLPGRPIDRIAGGAGASVGLLTGTNADEFALFTVPFGLDAAMTEAGVRGLAASMGLDADEAVGAYAAAGPALPPEQRAGVLFMALMRDVFFRIPAIRVVEARAVHGAGSFVYEFGWRSPELGGLLGAAHAMELGFVFDTLAHPDARPMTGPNPPQHLADAMHGAWVRFIESGHPGWDEYGARRTVRMFGHGSAGGGAGDGVGADGGPAVVDDPEASTRALWEGRR; via the coding sequence ATGGACGTGGTGGTGGAGACGGCAGCGGGCGCAGTGCGCGGCGTGCGCAGTGCACAGCACGGACACGCCCAGCACGAGAACGGGCACGGGCACGAGAACGGGCACGCGCAGGTCACCGCGTTCAAGGGCATCCCGTTCGCGGCCCCGCCGTACGGGGAGAACCGGTTTGCGCCGCCGCAGCCGGTGGTGCCCTGGGAGGGCGTGCGCGACGCGCTGGACTACGGACCCACCCCGCCCAAGCCGCCGTACCGCGCGCCCATCGACACGTTGCTGCCGGAGCCGTCGATTCCGGGCGAGGACGTCCTCAACCTCAACGTGTGGTCGCCGGACACCGGCTCGGTGGGCCTGCCGGTGCTCGTGTGGATCCACGGCGGTGCCTTCGTCAACGGCACCGGTGCGGTGCCGTTGTATGACGGGTCGGCGTTCGCACGCAGCGGGGTGGTGTGCGTGACGGTGAACTACCGGCTCGGGGCGGAGGGGTTCGCCCTGCTGCCGGACGCGCCGGGCATCGCGCCGGCCAACCGCGGGCTGCTCGACCAGGTGGCGGCGCTGGAGTGGGTGCGCGACAACATCGCCGCGTTCGGCGGCGACGCGCGCCGGGTGACGGTGGCGGGCGAGTCGGCCGGGGCGATGAGCGTGACCGCGCTGATGGCGATGCCCGCGGCGGACGGGCTGTTCCAGCGGGCCATCACCCAGAGCGGCGCCGGGCATCACGCCATGCACCCGGAGACGGCGCGCACCGTGACGGCGGCGCTGGCCGAGTCGCTGGGGGTGGCGGCGACCGCCGAGGGGCTGGGCACGGTGCCGATCGCGGAATTGATCGACGCGCAGCGCGCGCTGTCCGAGCGGATCGCCGCACAGCCCGACCCGACCCGGTGGGGCGAGGCCGCGGTGGACGGGATGGCGTTCGAACCGTGCGTCGACGGGAGCGTCCTGCCCGGGCGCCCCATCGACCGGATCGCGGGCGGCGCGGGGGCGTCCGTCGGGCTGCTCACCGGGACGAACGCCGACGAGTTCGCGCTGTTCACGGTGCCGTTCGGGCTGGACGCCGCGATGACGGAGGCCGGCGTGCGGGGGCTGGCCGCGTCGATGGGACTGGACGCCGACGAGGCGGTGGGCGCCTACGCGGCCGCCGGGCCGGCCCTGCCGCCGGAGCAGCGGGCGGGGGTGCTGTTCATGGCGTTGATGCGGGACGTGTTCTTCCGCATCCCCGCGATCCGGGTGGTGGAGGCGCGCGCGGTGCACGGCGCGGGAAGCTTCGTGTACGAGTTCGGCTGGAGGTCGCCGGAGCTCGGCGGGCTGCTGGGCGCGGCCCACGCGATGGAGCTCGGCTTCGTCTTCGACACCCTCGCCCACCCCGACGCGCGTCCCATGACCGGGCCGAATCCTCCGCAGCACCTGGCCGACGCGATGCACGGGGCATGGGTGCGCTTCATCGAGTCCGGGCACCCGGGCTGGGACGAGTACGGCGCCCGGCGCACGGTGCGCATGTTCGGACATGGCAGCGCAGGCGGCGGGGCCGGCGACGGAGTGGGAGCCGACGGCGGACCGGCGGTGGTGGACGATCCCGAGGCGTCGACCCGCGCGCTGTGGGAGGGGCGGCGGTAG